The Thermoleophilia bacterium nucleotide sequence CAATGAAGGCGGGCATCGCCGCGCGCCTCGCACCCTGCCACGCGGCGAGTTCCGGCCCAACTCTGTCGCGATCCTCGACTCCGCCCACATCAACACCGTCGCGGATGTCGTCGATCGTGCGTCCGCTGAGAGCACTCATCTGCTCGGTGCCCGTGATCTCGCCGTCCGACCCGCTCCGCGCGTCGTCGTCGCGCTCCTTGAAGAGCAGCCAGTTATCCCCCTTCTCTCCCGGCCGCGGCTTCACACGCAGCAACATCCAGCGCCCGCGGAGCTTGGCTCCCTCAAGACGAAACTTGAGACGGCCACGCTCGTAGGCCGCGAGGGGATTGCTCGCGGACTCGTCGACGGCAAACCAGACACCACGGTCCCAGACCATCACGGTGCCAGCACCGTATTCGCCCGGCGGAATCGTTCCCTCGAAGTCCTGGTAGTCCAGCGGGTGATCCTCTACGTGAACCGCGAGACGCTTCTGTGAGGGGTCGAGACTAGGTCCCTTCGGCACAGCCCAGCTCTTGAGGACCCCGTCCAGCTCAAGGCGAAAGTCGTAGTGCAGGCGCCGAGCCGCGTGCTTCTGGACCACAAACCGAAGACTGCCGGCAGTCGCCGAGATTGCCGGCGATGGCTCCGACGTAACCGCGAAGTCCCGCTTTCTCTCGTATTCCTCGAGTGACATCCGTGGACTCCCTCAACAGCCGCATCCCTTCCGTGATAGCCGGAAGAGGAGTGACGTCAAACGTCGTGGCACAGCCGAGCGAGAGGAAAAGAGATAGAACGTGGCGGGAGCGACGGGGCTCGAACCCGCGGCCTCCGGCGTGACAGGCCGGCGCTCTAACCAGCTGAGCTACGCCCCCGCGAAAGAACCGAGATGCGCGCCGCCTACAGCGACAGCAGACTTCGCGCAGCGAAGTGGCAGTCTAGCACACCCGCCCGGATGCGGCAAAACCGCGCTTGCGGTCTTGCGACCGAGCACAGCCGTCCCTCACGACGCCTCACGCAGCGCCCGCGGCAAATGTACTCGAACCGTAGTACCGGTACCCTCCGCGGCCTCAATCGCGATATTGCCGCCATTACGTTCAACCAGCTCGCGCGCCACCCAAAGTCCAATGCCAAGACCGAAACGCGGCGCCACCGTCTGGCGCTCAGCATGGCCGAAAGCAAAGGCGGAAGCCAGCTCTGCCTGACTCATCCCCCGTCCATCATCGCGCACCGCCAACGTAACCGTCTCGGCATCCAGGCTCTCCCCGATGTCGATGCGAATCGACCCTCCGAACTCCGTATGACGACTGGCGTTGCCCACCAAACCGGCAAGTATCGTGCGCAGGTGACTTCGATCGGCGACAGCAACGGTGGGCACGATGAGCCCTGAAGAGACCTCGATGCGCGGTTCGTCCAATCCCATGATTCGGCGATGCACGAGTAGCTCTTCAACGACCTCCTCCAGCGCCACGTGCTCCGCCTGAGTCGGCACGGCAGCGCAATCCAGCCAGCCGCTCTCTGTAGCGCTCACGATGCGCGCCTCGAGGAGCTCGGCGTTCCGCTGCACGATCTCCAGGTAGTCGCGTTGCTTGCTCGTGAGCGCCCCGACTTGTCCATCGAGGAGCAGAGAGAGAACCGGATAGATGACCGCGAGCGGAGCTCGCAGTTCGTGTCGCACGTAGGACTGGCGTTCGCGTGCGGCCTTCCGCTGTCCGTCGCCGGCCTCACTCACCGTCATGCCCTCTTCACCACAAGGCACGTGCCGCGTCGCGGCCCCGCCTCCATCGTTGCCGAATGGTGGGCGATGCTGGATTTGAACCAGCGACTCCCTGCTTGTAAGGCAGGTGCTCTACCCCTGAGCTAATCGCCCTCGCAAGCTAGTATAGCTGCTCCGCACACTCGGCCGGCACCTGAAAACGCGCGGTCGAATTCGTGGACTACATTGTGACTGTCTCACCTGCCTTCGTCGAAGCACTCCACGTGTGGCTGAAGCCATGCGCATCAGCCACACAACGACCGCCGATCGCTCTGACGCCGCACAAGTCGTTGACCCCACCACGACACACCGAGAGAGACGCGATCACAGGCCATGCAGGGGGCGGGATTCAAGTCAACGATTCTCGTGCCGATAGTGGTATGCAGAGTAACGCAGGCGTTGGTGCTTCATCAGGGGAGTTTCCTAGCGACAGCAGATAGCGCCACATTCCTTGCTTGGGAGAGAGCGAGTACCCCGTGCTCGCTGGCGGACGGGAGCAGACTGGTCGACATGCATAGAAGGCGCGACACGCAGAGGCGAGGCTTGGTCGCGTGTTGCTCTGTGTCCGGTGTGTCCGGCTTCAGTCTCGTCGAACTACTCGTCACCATCCTGATCGTCAGCATCGTTTTCGCGGCCATGGTTCCTTTGTTCGTCCACACGCAACAGGCAGCCGCCGGGGACGCAGCACGAAACGTCGCGCTCAACATTGCTCAGGATCGCATTGAGCAGATCCGCCAAGCGGACTTCTCCGACATCACGACAGCGGCCAGCCTTGAGTCGCTTCTGGGGACCTCGTGGACATCATCCAACGGCAAAGAATACACGATCACCTATAGCGTTACTCTGGGGACCGAGAACTCGACGCCTCACGCAGCGGTCGGGGTGACCGTCACCTGGTCACCGCCGCCGAGTCCGGTCAAGGCGGTGACCCTCACGACCATCGTCGCGAATCCTGCCGGCGAGGCGTCCGTCAGCACAACGCCCAGTCCGTCTGTCGCCGCCAGCGCCACACCAGCGCCGAGTCTGTCGCCTTCGGTCACTGCGAGTCCTTCAACATCGCCGAGCACTGCCGTCGGCAATCTGCAAGTCACGACCGACACGTGGAACAACATCGCGAGCGTAGCCGTGGTACGCACCGACGTCACTCCCAGTGTGGCGTTTGAGACGAAGACCAGCATCAACCCCAATTCCACGGGGTCTGCCAATACCTGGAGCAACCTGCCTGTCGGCACCTACCTCGTCAGCTGTACCTGCTGCCCCGCGAAACCGAAGGTCCTCACTCAGACCGCGACGATCACTTCTGGAGCGACCAGCACCGTCTCCTTCAACAACCTGCCGTGGTGGTGGTGAATGTGATCCGGCAGCAGCACGGCATGACACTCATCGAGCTTCTCGTCTCGATGGTCATCCTGGCGATCGTGTCCACAATGATCGTGATGGGTTGGACATCCCTCCAATCTGCATACTCAGCCACTGTCAAGGGCTCGGCAGCGAGAGACAACGCGCGCGACGCGGTGTCACGCATGACCCGCGAATTGCGGAGCATGCAGCCGGCTACGAGCGGCGGATCGCTGATCGTAAGTGCGGACAGCAACGAGATCACGTTCTACAGTGCATTCAACAACACTGCGGCAGCGAACGATCCCGGAACGAACGGGCTCGGTCACGTCGCTTTGGTGCGCTACTGGTATGTGCACGACGCCAACACCGATCCGGAGCAGTGGCGTATCTACAGGCGCCGTGATGCCGACGGCGATGGCGCACTCACAGCAAACGACCCCACAATGATAGTGGCAAGCAACATCGTCAACGGAACTACACTTCCCGGGCACTCCGAGCCCATCCCGGTGTTCCAGTACTTCGCCGCTGGGAACGCCACGGCACTGAGCACACCGGTCTCCGACGTGAGCGACATCGCCACCATCAGCATTCGCGTCGTCACGGATCTCAACCCCGAACACACCCCGACGTACTTCGACCTCGTGACCACGATCAAGCCACGAAACTGAGCAGGAGGCGCACCTCATGAAACGCTGGAGAAACGAGCAAGGGAGTGCGCTCATCTTAATGCTTGGCGTCGCCGCCGCACTAGCGATTATCGCGACCGCCCTGGGATTCGTGATTCTGAACTCCCAGGGCGCAACTGCCTCGACGCGAGGGAAGACCCAGGCTTTCAACTACGCGGAGGCCGGTCTGGACAGCGCACTCGCTGTCGTGGGCTACGCGACGTGGCCCTCGACATCAGGAACTTCATTCTCGGACACGGTCGACCTAACCGCAGCCTACGTGGCGGCGTACCCCGATGCGAACAGCCGGCCGGACATGGCTCTCATCGCCTACGACAACCTCTCGACAACCGACGAGTCCGTACACTGGGACTCCAACGGCGACGGAGTCATGTGGATCGAAGCACAAGCGACTGATGCCACGGGCAAGTCCGCACGAGTACGGAGCCAGGTCTGTCGTTCTTCCTCGAACTCGCCATTCTCGTCCCTAGATGCTGCGGTGTACACGGACGGAAACCTGACCGTGGGAAGCGGCTACGTGTGGGCAAAGACCAACCTTCAGGGCACTGCGTACGTGGATGCCGACGGAAATCCCCTCGCGAACATCTATGCACGCGGCAGTGTGACTCGAAGCAGCTGGAGTTGGCCCAATCCGAGCACGGTCGGCTTCAAGATCGGCTACACCGACGATGACGGAGTCGCCCATCCTGCTGTCGACAAGTGGACTGGCCATTATCCGAATGTTACGACGACACACAACGATGCCGTGCAGCCAGTGAGTAGCGTGTTGCCACAGACCACGGTCGACTCGCTCGTAGCACAAGCACAAGCCGCGAGCCCGCCGCAGGCGAGCGCGAGCGGACACGTGCTCACGACATCCGAGAAGACCGCGCTGCAGAGGACGAGCGGCCAGGACTACACGGCCACACAGGCCCTGGTGGTCAACGGGGATCTGACGCTGGGCGGTGGCGAGAGTTGGTTCAATTTCAAGTCGCTCTACGTCACCGGCAATCTGACTCTAAACGGCAACACGCACACCACGACCACAGCCCTATATGTGGGCGGCAACTTCACCGTCAGCGGTCCAAGCGGCACCCAGAGCTTCGGATCCACATATGTGGGCGGCAACGTGTCGTGGAGCGGAGCCGCGTCCGCAATCTGCACGAATCTCTATGTGGGCGGCACGTTCACGTCGTCAGGCGGGCCGTTTACCCACAACCTTGGCCCCACATACGTTGCAGGCAATGTCTCCCTGAGCGGTAATCAGGCAGGTATCGTGGCGCCGATGTTCGTGACCGGCGGCAACGTCACTTCATCGGGCAGCGCCTACCTGGGGACGACGTCATCACCAACCTTGCTGCTCGTGTACAACAGCAACGCCTCGCGGTCCGTCACTTGGGGCTCGAATGGGATCTACACCGGCCTTATGGCAAACATGTGCGGCGGTGTCACAATCTCCGCCGGCGGCAACGGGAGCTTCAACGACATCGTAGGCGCCATCATGGCCACAGGAGACATCAGCATCCCCAACAACGCAGGGCTGCTTTACGTCCCGGACGTCCTTGCCAACCTCCCGATCACAACCACGATGACGTCGACGTCGGCTGTCTCGGGCACATGGCAGGAGCTGCCCACGAACTAGTCAGGCTGCACCAGAATTCGCTCGCGAGCAGGCTCGTCACGTACCTCGGCACACACGCGACTACCTCAACACGGGGGGGGTTTGAACCGCCCCGGGTTCAGTGGAGGCTCTCTTCTTTGAGTCTCTCCTCTGCCGGCGTGGCAGCAGAGAGAGCATAGTACGCCTGCTCGAACTCAGCCGGTGGGACGTAGCCGATGGGCTCGAGCAGCCGCGTGTTGTTGAACCAGTCGACCCATCCGAGCGTCGCGAACTCGACCTCCTCGAGGCCCTTCCAGGGTCCTTCGTGGCGGATCACCTCGGTCTTGTAGAGGCCGATCACGCTCTCGGCAAGCGCGTTATCGTACGAGTCGCCGCGGCTCCCGACCGAGGTCTCGATGCCGGCCTCCTCGAGCCGCTCGGTGTAGCGAATGGCGAGGTATTGACAGCCCTTGTCGCTATGGTGGATGAAGCCCTTCCCGGCGCCCCTCCGCTGCCAGAGGGCCATCTCGAGGGCGTCCAGGGCGAGGTCGGTCCTCAGGTGGCTGGCCGCCTGCCAGTCGACGATGAAGCGGCTGTACACATCGAAGACGAACGACACATACACGAAGCCGGCCCAGGTGCGCACGTAGGTCAGGTCGGCGACCCAGAGGCGATTGGGTGCGGGGGCCGTGAAGTCGCGCTCGACGAGGTCGTCGGGGCGCGGCGCGGTCTCGTCGCTTTGCGTGGTGAACACGTGCTTGCCGCGCACGACGCCGGCGAGGCCTTCGGCGCGCATCAGGCGCTCGACCGTGCAGCGGGCGACGCTCTCGCCCTGGCGGAGCAACTGGCGCCAGACCTTGCGCGCGCCGTAGCGGCCGCGGCTCGCCTTCCAGGCGCTCCGGATCTTCTCGAGCAGCTCCTCGTCGCGTAGGGCGCGCTGCGATGTCGGCCGCGTCTTCGCGGCGTAGTACGTCGATGGGGCGATCGGCAGCACGCTGCAGATCGGCTCGACCCCGAACTCGCCGCGGCGTTGGTCGATGAAGGCGGTCAGCGCTTCGGTTGGCGGTCGAGCTCCGCCCCGAAGAAAGCCGCTGCCGCCTTGAGGATCTCGTTGGTGCGCCTCAGCTCACGGTTCTCGAGCTCGAGCGCCTTCATGCGCTCACGTTCCGTCGTGGTGAGGCCGCCGCGCAGGCCCTCGTCGGTCTCAGCCCGCCGCACCCACTTGCGCAGCGTCTCGGGCGTCATGCCGAGCTTGGTCGCGATCGAGGTGATCGCCGCCCACTGCGAGGGTTACTCGCGCTCGTGCTCGAAGACCAGGCGTACCGCACGGTCCCGGACTTCCTTTGGATACCTCGTTGATCTGTCCATGGCTCCATCCTCTCAAGCTCTGGAGCCTCCAACAAAGCCGGGGCGGTTCAGTTCGCTACTATAGTCGTAGCATCGCCCGCCCTGGGTCGCGTGCGATCCTCGAGCTGGCGAGTCGCCGTCGTCGTCGCAACATCTCCGTTACCGGTGGCAGCGTCCACATGGGGGAGCGACAGGAGGGAAGGCCCGTGAATCTGCTCGTGGCGAGCGCGACGGCTTGATCGCGAGCCGACTGTGTTGGGGACGGGGCAATGACAACGCGTCGATCGCTCCCGCGGCTTAGGAGGGTGCTGGGAGACCAATCCGGCTGACTGTCGGGTCGAGCCACTGCATCCGCCTCCTATATCGGCGGCGACTTGAGATTCCAACAGGGGTCCGTGAACAAGTGTTGCCGCCGACGACGACGTGCGCACCTAGAACCCGTCGTGCGGAGGTCGGCTAGCGAAGCTTCTCGAGCTGTTGGAGCGTTGCCTGCAGCGCCTCGACTTGGCGACCGTACTCGGCGAAGTCTCCGTCCTTGAGCGCGGCCTGGGCCGCCTCAAACTCGTCGTTCGCGCGCGCAATGAGGCGGCGCACGGCGGCACTGATCTCGCCACCGTCGCTGGTGCCATCGCCGCCATCACCAGCCGTGGCGCCATCGTCCTCGACTTGCTGCCCAAACGCTGCCGCGAGCGCCTCACCGAGCGTCGGCTCCATGGCGACAAACTGCTGAACATCGTTCTCGCCCTCCACACCGGGGGCACGGTAGAAGACGATGACGCGCTTGAGCTGCGGCAACTGCGTCTGTTGCGACTGAAGGTACAGCGGCTGTACGTACAGCAACTGGTCTTCGATGGGCACCACGAGGAGGCTTCCCATAACCACCTCCGAGCCCTGCTGATCCCACAACGTACGCTGCGCGGCGATTTCGGGATCCTGATTGATGAAGCCCTCCACCTGCGCAGGACCAACCACGGTCGTACTCTCGGAGAATCGGATGTTCACGATCTCACCGTAGTGAGGCGAATCCGAACGTGCTCCGAGCCAGCTGATCATGTTAGTGCGCCCGTTGGGCACAAACGGCAGCATCTGGAGGAATTCGACGTTATTCTCGTTTGGCAGGCGCATGATCACATAGAGCGCTGGCATCACGCCCTCGCCGCCCTGGTTGGGATCGCCCGGAATCTCCCACTGATCGCCCTTGTTGTAGAGCACATCTGGGCTCTCGACATGGTACGTAGCGTAGACGTTGGACTGTATGCGAAAGATACCCTCCGGGTAGCGCACATGAGCCATGAGCTCGTCGGGCATCTCAGACCCGTCTGTGAAGAGGTCCGGAAATGCGTTGCGATAGGCGCGTAGTAGCGGGTCTTGGTCGTCAACCACGTAGAACTTCATCTCGCCGTTGTAGGCGTCGACAACAACCTTGACCGAATTGCGGATGTAATTGACGCCAGACTCCGGGGTGGAGTACGGGTACAGAGAGGTGACTGTATACGCATCCATCATCCACCACAGTCTGCCGTCTGAGATGATCATGTACGGATCGCTGTCCAGACGCAAGAAAGGAGCCGCTGCGCGCACGCGATCGGTGATGTTGTTGCGAATGATGATCCGGCTTTCGCTATTGAGCGAGGAGGTAGTGAAGAACTTGATCGTCCCGAACTCGGCCGAGAAGGCGAGTCGATTGAAGAGCGGCGCAACGCTGATACCGCCAGTTCCGTCGTACTCCCGGAAGACGTCGCCCGACTTTCCCGGATAGTCAAACTCATCCTCATCGGTCTTAACGAGCGTGTAGCTGGTGCCGCGTTCGCCGTAGTAGATGCGCGGCTCCGTGATCTCGAGGCCTTTCACGCTGCGTGGCGGGACATCCTGCACCAGGAAGTCCGGCGAGCCGTCCTTGGTCACCTGATTCACGGCTGACATCGCCACGCCAAAGCCGTGGGTGTAGGTGATGTGCTGATTCACCCAGGTCTGTGCCGCGGCGGGAAGTCCCTCGATGTTGAGCTCTCTGGCCGCCAACATCGTCTGTCTGTACACGCCGTTGATCGTGTAGCGGTCCACGTCTGAGTCGACGAAGATGTAATACGGACGCAGCCCCTGCAACTGACGATAGCTCGTAGTGAGGACCGTCGGATCCCAGAGACGAATGTTGCGCAGCGTGGGCGCATTGCGGTCGAGCTTCTCCACAGTGAGCGGCGACTCCGCGGCGAGTGACTCCGCCGTAATCTTGTCGAGATCGTACGCAGCTCTCGTCGCCTCCATGTTGTAGCCGATGTACTCGCGCTCCTTGGAGAGCTGATTTGGGTTCACAACCAACGACTGGTAGGCAACAGGCACAATCCCTCGCACAACGATCAAGACGGCGATCCAGATTGGAATCGCGAGAAGCCACCAGCGGCGTCGACGCCACACGTTCCAGATAAGCAAACCGGCTAGTGCGAACGCCACCACCAAGGTCACCCGCGCCATCAGCAGACGGACATTGATGTCTGTATTCCCGGCCCCATACACGACCCCGGCGGTGGAATAGAGCAGATTCCAACCCCAGAACAACTGGCCGACGCCGACTAGGATGAAGATTGCGGCAAGAATCGCCGAGACGTGCGCAATCGCCCGTCCACCCGGACGAAGGCTGACCTTCGGAATCCTCGGAATCTCAACGCCTTGGACACGGCGTCCGAAGGGCGAAGGTATGCCGCCGCCATCGTTGGTGTCGCCCTCCTTCTCGCCGCCGCCTTCCGCTTGCGGAGCAGCCGTGTACTCCACGCCGCCCATCAAGAGGTGGACAATTGCAGCAAGGACGAGCGAGGCGATCAAGGCGCTCATCAGCCATCCGTGAAGAGCCTCCCAGAACGGTAGCGCGAAGATGTAGAACCCTGCGTCGCGACCAAAGATTGGGTCGACCGCGCCGAACGAAGTCCGATTCAGGAAGAGCAGAATCGTCTGCCAACGGTCCGCGGCGGCGATTGCGGCGAAGACGGCAACGAGCACACAGACGCCCCAACTGCCGAGAGCGACATACCGTCGGAAGGAATCGCTGCGCGGCTCAAGGAGCTCACCGTTGGCCGTCGCCCGGTATCCGGGAGCGAGCCGTCGCGCAAGCTCGACGTTCAGCCCCGTAACGACGAGGAAGAGAAGGAACACAAGCGCGAAGGCGATGACCTCCCACGTCAACCGGGTCCAGAACACGGATCGATAGTCGACCTCGCCAAACCAGAGCCAATCGATATACAGGCCAAGCAACCTGGCGGCGAAACCCAACAGGATCGCAACCGCAGCGGCGGCGCCAGCGATCGCCACTCGACGGCGCGTGCGCCCGCGACGGGATCCCGAAGACGCGGCGCGCGGCGAAAACGGGCGTACGTTATCCATGATGGCAGTATGTCACATGGCCGCCCGCCCCACACCGAGCCGACACATGAGCTATCACTCGGACGCTGCTGGCACCTTGGGAGGGGGGGCTGGGCCGCGGCGATCGAGGTTCTCGTCCGCCGCGGCCCATGTTTGGAGCCACGACACCC carries:
- a CDS encoding HAMP domain-containing sensor histidine kinase, whose protein sequence is MTVSEAGDGQRKAARERQSYVRHELRAPLAVIYPVLSLLLDGQVGALTSKQRDYLEIVQRNAELLEARIVSATESGWLDCAAVPTQAEHVALEEVVEELLVHRRIMGLDEPRIEVSSGLIVPTVAVADRSHLRTILAGLVGNASRHTEFGGSIRIDIGESLDAETVTLAVRDDGRGMSQAELASAFAFGHAERQTVAPRFGLGIGLWVARELVERNGGNIAIEAAEGTGTTVRVHLPRALREAS
- a CDS encoding prepilin-type N-terminal cleavage/methylation domain-containing protein, whose protein sequence is MHRRRDTQRRGLVACCSVSGVSGFSLVELLVTILIVSIVFAAMVPLFVHTQQAAAGDAARNVALNIAQDRIEQIRQADFSDITTAASLESLLGTSWTSSNGKEYTITYSVTLGTENSTPHAAVGVTVTWSPPPSPVKAVTLTTIVANPAGEASVSTTPSPSVAASATPAPSLSPSVTASPSTSPSTAVGNLQVTTDTWNNIASVAVVRTDVTPSVAFETKTSINPNSTGSANTWSNLPVGTYLVSCTCCPAKPKVLTQTATITSGATSTVSFNNLPWWW
- a CDS encoding type II secretion system protein, translated to MIRQQHGMTLIELLVSMVILAIVSTMIVMGWTSLQSAYSATVKGSAARDNARDAVSRMTRELRSMQPATSGGSLIVSADSNEITFYSAFNNTAAANDPGTNGLGHVALVRYWYVHDANTDPEQWRIYRRRDADGDGALTANDPTMIVASNIVNGTTLPGHSEPIPVFQYFAAGNATALSTPVSDVSDIATISIRVVTDLNPEHTPTYFDLVTTIKPRN
- a CDS encoding UPF0182 family protein; the encoded protein is MDNVRPFSPRAASSGSRRGRTRRRVAIAGAAAAVAILLGFAARLLGLYIDWLWFGEVDYRSVFWTRLTWEVIAFALVFLLFLVVTGLNVELARRLAPGYRATANGELLEPRSDSFRRYVALGSWGVCVLVAVFAAIAAADRWQTILLFLNRTSFGAVDPIFGRDAGFYIFALPFWEALHGWLMSALIASLVLAAIVHLLMGGVEYTAAPQAEGGGEKEGDTNDGGGIPSPFGRRVQGVEIPRIPKVSLRPGGRAIAHVSAILAAIFILVGVGQLFWGWNLLYSTAGVVYGAGNTDINVRLLMARVTLVVAFALAGLLIWNVWRRRRWWLLAIPIWIAVLIVVRGIVPVAYQSLVVNPNQLSKEREYIGYNMEATRAAYDLDKITAESLAAESPLTVEKLDRNAPTLRNIRLWDPTVLTTSYRQLQGLRPYYIFVDSDVDRYTINGVYRQTMLAARELNIEGLPAAAQTWVNQHITYTHGFGVAMSAVNQVTKDGSPDFLVQDVPPRSVKGLEITEPRIYYGERGTSYTLVKTDEDEFDYPGKSGDVFREYDGTGGISVAPLFNRLAFSAEFGTIKFFTTSSLNSESRIIIRNNITDRVRAAAPFLRLDSDPYMIISDGRLWWMMDAYTVTSLYPYSTPESGVNYIRNSVKVVVDAYNGEMKFYVVDDQDPLLRAYRNAFPDLFTDGSEMPDELMAHVRYPEGIFRIQSNVYATYHVESPDVLYNKGDQWEIPGDPNQGGEGVMPALYVIMRLPNENNVEFLQMLPFVPNGRTNMISWLGARSDSPHYGEIVNIRFSESTTVVGPAQVEGFINQDPEIAAQRTLWDQQGSEVVMGSLLVVPIEDQLLYVQPLYLQSQQTQLPQLKRVIVFYRAPGVEGENDVQQFVAMEPTLGEALAAAFGQQVEDDGATAGDGGDGTSDGGEISAAVRRLIARANDEFEAAQAALKDGDFAEYGRQVEALQATLQQLEKLR